A genomic region of Mitsuaria sp. 7 contains the following coding sequences:
- a CDS encoding TonB-dependent receptor: protein MHSLSRARRLRAGALTVLASASAAVCTTVSAAEDADIGASSHVLSLGIVRVDGAAPTSLPSRIPTTMEGVTGEAIARDINATDAEDALKYLPSLVVRKRYIGDYNHAVLSTRASGTGNSARSLVYADGILLSNLLGNGATFAPRWGLVSPEEIARVDVMYGPFSAAYSGNAVGAVVDYQTRMPTRFEAHARVGYSHQPNDLYGHKRDYDAKQASAAIGSAEGAFSWWLHAGRTDSEGQPQTFANRPLSSAAPASGAVPVTGAVAGPNRSNQPWLLLSSGTQYDTVQDQAKLKLAYDFEPGLRAMVVFGLWSNGSDGRSQSFLTDADGRTIDHRSGGGITQPISVDGKGYSLSASDFPQTRDELEHRMHAISLKRRVRDGLGWEVSGSLYDYLADRSRAYAPTNAAPNAGRITDQAGTGWNTLSAKLTWTPDGSDHTIDAGVSQERYQLRTKVSALTDWRDGGADALTSRFDGDTRVRAVFAQDAWTFAPDWTAVLGLRGEHWQSFDGVTQSTTNLQNHPSRAQTAWSPKAALSYGLSEQWVIKASTGRAVRFPTVSELFQGGFNAAGQFINNDPNLKAERSWTSELSAEWTGKDRDALRMTLFHEDSRDALYSQLNVATNANTVQNIDRIRTRGVEFSGTAGLPQHVTLTGSVTFADSIILANAGYATVPGDTIGKWQPRVPRWRATMLAQWQARDDLSLSLGARYSGKQFSTLDNSDVNGFAYMAASKYFTVDVRAQWRLDKQWTLAAGIDNLNNYQYWNFHPYPGRTFQVELRWDH, encoded by the coding sequence ATGCACAGCCTTTCCCGTGCGCGCCGGCTTCGAGCCGGCGCGCTGACGGTGCTCGCGTCCGCCTCCGCCGCCGTCTGCACGACCGTGTCCGCCGCGGAGGATGCCGACATCGGCGCCTCGTCCCACGTCCTGTCCCTGGGCATCGTCCGCGTCGACGGCGCCGCGCCGACCTCGCTCCCCAGCCGCATTCCCACCACGATGGAGGGCGTCACCGGCGAGGCCATCGCCCGCGACATCAACGCCACCGACGCGGAGGACGCGCTCAAATACCTGCCCAGCCTGGTGGTGCGCAAGCGCTACATCGGCGACTACAACCACGCCGTGCTGTCGACACGCGCCTCCGGCACCGGCAACAGCGCGCGCTCGCTGGTCTACGCGGACGGCATCCTGCTGTCCAACCTGCTGGGCAATGGCGCGACCTTCGCGCCGCGGTGGGGCCTGGTGTCGCCGGAAGAGATCGCCCGCGTCGACGTGATGTACGGGCCGTTCTCGGCGGCGTACTCGGGCAATGCGGTCGGTGCCGTCGTCGACTACCAGACGCGCATGCCGACGCGCTTCGAGGCGCACGCGCGGGTGGGCTACAGCCATCAGCCGAATGATCTCTACGGCCACAAGCGCGACTATGACGCGAAGCAGGCCAGCGCGGCGATCGGCAGCGCGGAGGGCGCGTTCTCGTGGTGGCTGCATGCCGGTCGGACCGACAGCGAGGGGCAGCCGCAGACCTTTGCGAACCGGCCCTTGAGCTCGGCCGCACCAGCGTCCGGTGCCGTGCCGGTCACGGGTGCCGTCGCCGGACCCAATCGGAGCAACCAGCCTTGGCTGCTGCTGAGCAGCGGCACGCAGTACGACACGGTGCAGGATCAGGCGAAGCTGAAGCTGGCCTACGACTTCGAACCGGGCCTGCGGGCCATGGTCGTCTTCGGGCTATGGAGCAACGGCTCGGATGGCCGCTCGCAGAGCTTCCTGACCGACGCGGACGGGCGGACCATCGATCACCGGTCCGGTGGCGGCATCACGCAGCCGATCAGCGTCGACGGCAAGGGCTACTCGCTGAGCGCCAGCGACTTCCCGCAGACGCGCGACGAGCTCGAGCACCGCATGCATGCGATCTCGCTGAAGCGCCGCGTGCGCGACGGGCTTGGCTGGGAGGTCTCGGGCAGCCTGTACGACTACCTCGCCGACCGCTCGCGCGCCTACGCGCCCACGAACGCCGCGCCCAATGCCGGCCGGATCACCGACCAGGCAGGGACTGGCTGGAACACGCTGTCGGCCAAGCTCACGTGGACGCCGGACGGCAGCGATCACACGATCGATGCGGGCGTGTCGCAGGAGCGCTATCAGCTGCGTACCAAGGTCTCTGCGTTGACGGACTGGCGTGATGGTGGCGCCGACGCGTTGACCTCGCGCTTCGACGGCGACACGCGCGTGCGCGCCGTCTTCGCGCAGGATGCCTGGACCTTCGCACCCGATTGGACGGCGGTGCTGGGACTGCGCGGCGAGCACTGGCAGTCGTTCGACGGCGTCACCCAGTCGACGACGAATCTGCAGAACCACCCGTCACGCGCGCAGACCGCGTGGTCGCCGAAGGCGGCGCTGTCGTACGGACTCAGCGAGCAGTGGGTGATCAAGGCCAGCACCGGCCGCGCGGTGCGCTTCCCGACGGTCAGCGAGCTGTTCCAGGGCGGCTTCAACGCGGCGGGGCAGTTCATCAACAACGACCCGAACCTGAAGGCCGAGCGCAGCTGGACCAGCGAGCTCAGCGCCGAATGGACCGGCAAGGACCGCGATGCGCTGCGGATGACGCTCTTCCACGAGGACAGCCGCGATGCGCTGTACTCGCAGCTGAACGTCGCGACCAATGCGAACACGGTGCAGAACATCGACCGCATCCGGACGCGAGGGGTCGAGTTCAGCGGCACGGCGGGCCTGCCGCAACACGTGACCCTGACCGGCAGCGTGACCTTCGCGGACTCGATCATCCTGGCCAACGCCGGCTACGCGACGGTGCCGGGCGACACGATCGGCAAGTGGCAGCCGCGCGTGCCGCGCTGGCGCGCCACGATGCTCGCGCAATGGCAGGCGCGTGACGACCTGAGCCTGAGCCTGGGCGCGCGCTACAGCGGCAAGCAGTTCAGCACGCTCGACAACAGCGACGTCAACGGCTTCGCCTACATGGCGGCGAGCAAGTACTTCACCGTCGACGTGCGGGCCCAGTGGCGACTCGACAAGCAATGGACACTCGCCGCCGGCATCGACAACCTCAACAACTACCAGTACTGGAACTTCCATCCGTATCCGGGGAGGACGTTCCAGGTGGAGCTGAGGTGGGATCACTGA
- a CDS encoding type II toxin-antitoxin system RelE/ParE family toxin — protein sequence MNAEISREAFRDLHDILSRIEEDDPIAAERMQKEFFRKFRILECQPGLGTRTLNKGVRALPVKRNYRVLYQSPPPRLIIRRVIHVARHWPEAALPGDADQ from the coding sequence ATGAACGCGGAGATTTCGAGGGAGGCATTCCGGGACCTCCATGACATATTGAGCCGCATTGAAGAAGACGACCCCATCGCCGCTGAAAGGATGCAGAAGGAGTTCTTCCGCAAGTTCCGGATCCTCGAGTGTCAGCCGGGACTTGGTACTCGCACGCTGAACAAGGGCGTCCGCGCATTGCCGGTCAAACGCAACTACCGAGTCCTCTATCAATCACCGCCGCCGCGACTGATCATTCGGCGCGTGATCCATGTGGCGCGGCATTGGCCTGAGGCAGCGCTCCCAGGTGATGCGGATCAGTGA